In Methanosarcinales archaeon, the following are encoded in one genomic region:
- a CDS encoding EamA family transporter: FFISIKYTTVAIAVLLLYTAPIYVALLSPLILKEPITRHGLAALILAIAGVIMVVQPQTISRDTGQVTGLAAGLVSGLAYACMILVSRKLRNHYTGTVQASWALFITMVIFIPYSIVPMVVLLDNLLLLIPFGFIPTIALILYLSGLRHIKAQNASIMGLLEPVSAAVFAYIILSEPFSIPTLTGGGLILLGAFLVSREKPVEYIHE; the protein is encoded by the coding sequence TTTTTCATATCAATTAAATACACCACGGTCGCCATTGCCGTGTTACTGCTCTATACAGCACCTATCTACGTGGCTCTATTATCTCCCTTGATACTCAAAGAACCCATTACCCGCCATGGTCTTGCTGCTCTCATCCTGGCGATAGCAGGTGTCATCATGGTGGTTCAACCCCAGACCATATCCCGGGATACAGGTCAGGTCACAGGGCTGGCAGCTGGATTGGTCTCAGGGCTGGCATATGCATGCATGATCCTTGTATCCAGAAAACTCAGGAACCATTACACAGGGACAGTACAGGCTTCATGGGCCCTGTTCATAACAATGGTCATATTTATTCCATATTCAATAGTTCCCATGGTAGTGTTGCTCGACAACCTGTTACTACTGATACCCTTTGGCTTCATACCCACCATTGCACTCATTCTATATCTGAGCGGTTTGCGACACATAAAAGCTCAGAACGCCAGCATCATGGGACTGCTGGAACCAGTAAGTGCTGCAGTATTTGCCTATATCATCCTCAGCGAGCCCTTCTCAATACCCACACTGACAGGCGGAGGACTAATATTGCTTGGTGCATTTTTAGTCAGCAGGGAAAAGCCAGTGGAATATATCCATGAATGA
- the groL gene encoding chaperonin GroEL (60 kDa chaperone family; promotes refolding of misfolded polypeptides especially under stressful conditions; forms two stacked rings of heptamers to form a barrel-shaped 14mer; ends can be capped by GroES; misfolded proteins enter the barrel where they are refolded when GroES binds) has product MMAKRIVFDDEARHALMRGVDQLANTVKITLGPKGRNVVLSSSYGSPTITNDGVTIAKEIDLEDPNENMGAKLVKEVATKTQDVAGDGTTTACLLAQAILHKGMRNITVGANPIEIKKGIDKATEAIVEYIKSKSEEVKGKEKITQVATVSANNDEVIGNLISDAMDKVGANGVITVEEAKSMETSLEVVEGMQFDKGYISPYMATDTERMETVLEEPRVLIFDKKIGSMKEFLPILEAVVKDNKPLLIIAEDVEGEALATMVLNIIRGTLRVCAVKAPGFGDERKEMLEDIAAVTGGKVISEEKGMKLENTTLDDLGSARKIRVNKEKTIIIEGQGKKEDIDRRVTILEGQIKLEDSDYKVKNLKKRLGKLAGGVAVINVGAATETELKEKKMRIDDALNATKAAIEEGVVAGGGIALLRSIVALDHLSLEGDQKIGLDIVSLAVEEPVKQIATNAGKEGSVVVEHLKAETNPNMGYDAKTDTYKDMIEAGIIDPVKVVRSALQNAASIASLVLTTEALVSDIPEEKGSMPGMPGMGPESYMGM; this is encoded by the coding sequence ATAATGGCAAAAAGAATAGTTTTTGATGATGAAGCAAGGCATGCCCTCATGAGAGGTGTGGACCAGCTTGCCAATACTGTAAAGATCACACTCGGACCAAAAGGCAGGAATGTCGTACTATCATCCAGCTATGGAAGTCCAACCATAACCAATGATGGGGTAACCATTGCAAAAGAGATCGATCTGGAAGATCCAAATGAGAATATGGGTGCCAAACTGGTCAAGGAAGTTGCCACAAAGACCCAGGATGTAGCAGGAGATGGGACCACCACAGCCTGTTTGCTGGCCCAGGCCATCCTGCACAAGGGAATGCGTAACATCACTGTGGGAGCCAATCCTATTGAGATCAAGAAGGGTATCGACAAAGCAACAGAAGCTATCGTTGAATACATAAAGTCAAAGAGCGAAGAGGTCAAGGGTAAGGAAAAGATCACCCAGGTTGCCACCGTCTCAGCTAACAATGATGAAGTCATCGGGAATTTGATCTCAGATGCTATGGACAAAGTGGGGGCTAATGGCGTCATTACTGTTGAAGAGGCAAAATCCATGGAAACTTCCCTGGAAGTTGTGGAAGGCATGCAGTTCGATAAGGGGTACATCTCACCGTACATGGCAACTGACACCGAGAGGATGGAAACTGTCCTGGAAGAACCCAGGGTCCTCATATTTGACAAGAAGATCGGCTCCATGAAGGAATTTCTTCCCATATTAGAAGCCGTGGTGAAGGACAATAAACCGCTTCTTATCATTGCCGAGGATGTTGAAGGTGAAGCCCTGGCCACCATGGTACTGAATATCATTCGCGGTACATTGAGGGTTTGCGCTGTCAAGGCCCCGGGATTCGGGGACGAGCGCAAGGAAATGCTGGAAGATATTGCAGCAGTCACTGGCGGGAAGGTCATAAGTGAAGAGAAGGGCATGAAGCTGGAAAATACCACGCTGGACGATCTGGGCAGCGCCAGGAAGATCAGGGTGAACAAGGAGAAGACCATTATTATCGAAGGACAGGGCAAGAAAGAAGATATTGACCGGAGGGTTACTATCCTTGAAGGCCAGATCAAGCTGGAAGATTCCGATTACAAGGTAAAGAACCTGAAGAAGCGCCTGGGTAAGCTGGCAGGCGGCGTGGCGGTCATTAATGTAGGTGCAGCCACCGAGACCGAGCTCAAAGAAAAGAAGATGCGCATCGATGATGCCTTGAATGCCACCAAAGCTGCCATCGAGGAAGGCGTGGTGGCAGGCGGCGGTATCGCGTTGCTCAGGTCAATCGTCGCTCTTGACCATCTCTCCCTGGAAGGTGACCAGAAGATAGGGCTGGATATTGTCAGTCTGGCCGTCGAAGAACCAGTGAAACAGATCGCTACCAATGCAGGTAAGGAAGGCTCTGTGGTTGTAGAGCATTTGAAAGCTGAGACCAACCCAAATATGGGATATGATGCTAAGACAGATACCTATAAGGATATGATCGAGGCCGGTATCATTGATCCTGTGAAAGTGGTACGAAGCGCATTGCAGAATGCAGCCAGTATCGCCAGTCTGGTGCTGACCACGGAAGCACTGGTATCTGACATTCCAGAAGAGAAGGGCAGCATGCCGGGCATGCCTGGTATGGGACCTGAGAGCTACATGGGAATGTAG
- the groES gene encoding co-chaperone GroES, whose product MNIKPIGERILIKPVKEEERTASGIYIPEAAKEKKKQGIVVELGTVKDEDKFPVKIGDLVLYAGYSSEEFEIDGEEYIVLNCKDVIAKLE is encoded by the coding sequence ATGAATATAAAACCAATAGGTGAAAGAATTTTAATCAAACCGGTCAAAGAAGAAGAAAGGACCGCCAGCGGGATCTATATTCCAGAAGCTGCCAAGGAAAAGAAGAAACAGGGTATTGTGGTGGAATTAGGTACTGTCAAAGATGAAGATAAATTTCCAGTGAAAATTGGCGATTTAGTCTTATATGCCGGCTACAGCTCTGAAGAGTTTGAGATAGATGGCGAGGAATATATTGTCCTGAACTGCAAGGATGTAATCGCGAAATTGGAGTAG
- the nadC gene encoding carboxylating nicotinate-nucleotide diphosphorylase: MLITELERFIEEDVGADDTSCTIVPEKWVHARIIAKEDGVLAGLEEAYQIFDYFGLEFKSGFHDGESIQSGDVIAEVRGKARDVLRAERLSLNFLCRMSGIATITARCMADAGEVRVACTRKTTPGFRKFEKRAVQSGGGDSHRYTLSDAVMIKDNHITIMGIEEAVKVAKATASFTKKIEVEVSDSSQMLAAARAGADIIMFDNMQPEEIQNCIKQLEDANLHSGIILEASGGIRPENVKEYAATGVDVISMGSLIHFAQWLDMGMDIQ, translated from the coding sequence TTGCTGATAACTGAACTGGAACGATTCATTGAAGAGGACGTGGGAGCTGATGATACCTCATGCACAATAGTGCCAGAGAAGTGGGTGCATGCAAGGATCATTGCCAAAGAAGATGGGGTACTGGCGGGACTGGAAGAAGCGTACCAGATATTTGATTATTTTGGACTTGAATTCAAATCAGGTTTCCATGATGGTGAATCCATTCAATCAGGCGATGTCATTGCAGAAGTCCGGGGTAAAGCCCGGGACGTATTAAGAGCCGAGCGGCTGAGCCTCAATTTCCTGTGCAGGATGAGTGGGATAGCTACAATTACTGCCAGGTGTATGGCTGATGCAGGAGAGGTGAGGGTGGCATGTACCAGAAAGACCACCCCGGGATTTAGGAAGTTCGAAAAAAGGGCTGTTCAGTCCGGTGGTGGTGACAGCCATAGGTATACGCTATCAGATGCGGTGATGATCAAGGACAACCACATTACTATAATGGGCATAGAAGAGGCTGTAAAAGTTGCAAAGGCAACTGCCAGTTTTACAAAAAAGATCGAAGTGGAAGTATCTGATAGCTCTCAGATGCTGGCAGCTGCAAGAGCAGGTGCTGATATCATCATGTTCGATAATATGCAACCTGAGGAGATACAAAATTGCATCAAACAACTGGAAGATGCAAATCTGCACAGCGGTATAATACTTGAGGCCTCAGGCGGTATAAGACCTGAGAATGTTAAGGAATATGCTGCTACAGGGGTGGATGTGATATCTATGGGATCACTTATCCATTTTGCACAGTGGCTGGATATGGGTATGGATATCCAGTGA
- a CDS encoding HAD-IA family hydrolase produces MTIKAVLFDLDNTLLDFSEMKHMAVNMAIRAMIDQGLDIDQKEAFDIIFKTYWEVGIESDNAFSEFLKRRFGQVDERILAAGINAYLRTKPSFLEPYPNVVSTLIKIIKKGLVIGIVTDAPRLKGWQRLCAMRLQHFFDHVITRDDSGAPKTGGLPFEYALQQLQLDPGDVLFVGDSVERDIKGAKAAGMIAAMAKYGTKDSLDTIQAAKPDYILSDFTEILKIIESE; encoded by the coding sequence ATGACGATCAAAGCAGTCCTGTTCGATCTGGATAATACATTGCTGGATTTCTCTGAAATGAAACACATGGCAGTGAATATGGCCATCAGGGCTATGATTGACCAGGGACTGGATATTGACCAGAAAGAAGCTTTTGATATCATTTTTAAGACCTACTGGGAAGTTGGTATTGAGTCTGACAACGCTTTTTCTGAGTTCTTAAAGCGCAGGTTTGGCCAGGTTGATGAGCGCATACTGGCTGCAGGGATCAATGCATACCTTCGCACAAAACCGTCTTTTTTGGAACCGTATCCCAATGTTGTATCCACATTGATAAAAATAATAAAAAAGGGTCTGGTCATCGGAATTGTGACAGATGCTCCCAGGTTGAAAGGATGGCAGAGATTGTGCGCAATGAGGCTGCAGCATTTCTTTGATCATGTTATTACCAGGGATGATAGTGGTGCTCCGAAAACAGGGGGACTTCCATTTGAATATGCACTACAGCAGCTGCAATTGGATCCCGGAGATGTTTTATTTGTAGGCGACAGCGTTGAGCGGGATATCAAAGGTGCAAAGGCCGCGGGTATGATCGCTGCAATGGCAAAGTACGGTACCAAGGACAGCCTAGATACCATTCAGGCAGCCAAACCTGATTATATCTTATCAGATTTTACTGAAATACTTAAGATTATAGAATCGGAGTAA